Genomic segment of Wolbachia endosymbiont (group A) of Longitarsus flavicornis:
ATTTATTGGACCAAAAGAAGCATACTAACCTCGAGAAACCGGAAGAAGCAATAGGAATAAGAGTGCTAATTAAACAAAAAGGATGTTCTGGTTTAAAATATGATATTGAATATGCATATGATACTCGTCCTTTAGAGTCGATAATTGAGGAAACCTGTAGTGATGACCAAAAAGTTAAAGTGTTGATCGATCCAAAATCCGTCATGTTTATTCTTGGTTCTGAAATGGATTATGTAGAGGAAAAATTCTCATCGGGTTTTGTTT
This window contains:
- a CDS encoding iron-sulfur cluster assembly accessory protein translates to MGEYQEVGGGETVKKNKKLITITANAVERIRYLLDQKKHTNLEKPEEAIGIRVLIKQKGCSGLKYDIEYAYDTRPLESIIEETCSDDQKVKVLIDPKSVMFILGSEMDYVEEKFSSGFVFKNPNEKGKCGCGESFHV